The Amycolatopsis methanolica 239 nucleotide sequence TGTCGCTGTTCGGCCACCGCCAGAGCGGCTGACCGACCCGCGACGCGCCGAGTGTGACGTAGACCTCACTCCGCGACCCGCGGCGGCGTCGATAGAGTCCGGTCCCGCGGCGCCCGGTCGCCCCGGCGAGGCCGGGCGGGCGCGTTCCGGAGAGCCACAGCAGCCGCCTACGCTGCGCAAAGAGTTCGCATCCGTCGATCTGATGGCGCCACTGGTCCAACCGGTGAACGCCGCCGGACACGGTTCGTGAGCAGATGCACGGTCTGTATGCACGCGCAGCAGCCTGCCCCCGAAAAGGTCATATCGCTGGCACTCTGCGACCCGTTAGCCACGGGCAGTTTATTACTCCGAACGTGGTACAACGATGCCAGCTAGTAACTACCCGATCGAGATAGATACCCGTTCGATCCCCCCGCGGAGGGCGATCGGCGGCTAGAGTGCCTCTTCGACGACACCACTTTCGGTCTAGAGCTGGCGCGGCTGATCGGCCGAAAGTACCCGGTGCCGGTCGGGGGGCACGACCGACTCCAGGGAGGTAGTGACGTGGCTGCCGTCGGCTTGTCGCAGGCCGTCAGATCCACGCCAGCCGGTGCTTTGCCGGCGAGCATGGTCCCGCACCCGCGGGAGGAGCTGTTTTCGGTGCTGGTGGTCGACGACCACCCGCTCCTGAGGGAGGCGATTGCCGCACGACTCGCACAGATGGGCGCGGGCACCGTACACGAAGCTGCCTCGGTAGCGGAGGCGAGGGCGCGGGCGACCGCGACGGGTCCGTGCGACCTGGCCATCCTCGACCTCGGGCTGCCGGACGGGAGCGGGATCGACCTGGTCACGGAACTCCGCAGCCAGGGCTGGCCCCGCATCGTGGTGCTCGCCTCGTCCGACGACCCGTATGCCGTGCGCTCGGCCTTCCAGGCCGGCGCCCAGGCGTACCTGCTGAAGTCGGCCTCGCCCATGGTGGTGACCGACGGGGTGCGCCGGGTGCTGGACGGCGGGGTGTACGCGGATCCGAGCGTGGCCCCGGTCCTGGCGACCGGCACGCGGGTGCCGGGCACCGACAACACGCCGCGGGAGCTGTCCGCACGCGAGGTGGAGGTGCTGCAGCTGGTCGCCGACGGCCAGTCCAACAAGGAGATC carries:
- a CDS encoding response regulator → MVPHPREELFSVLVVDDHPLLREAIAARLAQMGAGTVHEAASVAEARARATATGPCDLAILDLGLPDGSGIDLVTELRSQGWPRIVVLASSDDPYAVRSAFQAGAQAYLLKSASPMVVTDGVRRVLDGGVYADPSVAPVLATGTRVPGTDNTPRELSAREVEVLQLVADGQSNKEIGEELSLSALTVKSHLSRIGRKLGTGDRAQMVALAMRAGVIR